One genomic window of Arthrobacter sp. KBS0703 includes the following:
- a CDS encoding general stress protein, giving the protein MSNIFGGPKAGVPNGSDESRTVPTGDTVGTYTSYLDAQKAVDYLADQQFPVHMVSIVGNDLKMVERVTGRLSYPRVALSGALSGMWFGLFVGVMLSFFTPAGGTFSIISSVLMGAAFFMLFGIVTYAAQRGKRDFTSTSQVVATNYDVVVALEAAHEARRLLQQLPMSPSDASGARPVSYPQRDYQGQPYQQPGQQGPAPQRPAGWNDPYGQRQEPQGAPAEGNLAQGGAPAQGDHAAEPQVQRPSPAVRYPDLPDGRPQYGVRVSDSGQAPQHKDEEHR; this is encoded by the coding sequence ATGTCAAACATTTTTGGTGGTCCCAAGGCTGGTGTCCCGAACGGCTCCGACGAATCCCGGACAGTCCCCACGGGGGATACCGTCGGCACGTATACCTCCTACCTGGACGCCCAGAAGGCAGTCGACTACCTCGCCGACCAGCAGTTCCCCGTGCACATGGTGTCGATCGTGGGCAACGACCTGAAGATGGTGGAACGGGTGACCGGGCGGCTCAGCTACCCCCGCGTGGCACTTTCGGGTGCGCTGAGCGGCATGTGGTTCGGTCTCTTCGTCGGCGTCATGCTGTCCTTCTTCACGCCTGCCGGCGGGACGTTTTCGATCATCAGTTCCGTCCTGATGGGCGCGGCGTTCTTCATGCTCTTCGGGATCGTCACCTATGCCGCGCAGCGCGGCAAGCGTGACTTCACGTCCACCAGCCAGGTGGTGGCGACCAACTACGACGTCGTGGTGGCGTTGGAAGCCGCACATGAGGCCCGCCGGCTGCTCCAGCAGCTGCCCATGTCGCCGTCGGACGCCTCGGGTGCCCGGCCCGTGAGCTACCCGCAGCGCGACTACCAGGGCCAGCCCTACCAGCAGCCCGGTCAGCAGGGCCCGGCACCGCAGCGGCCCGCCGGGTGGAACGACCCCTATGGCCAGCGCCAGGAGCCGCAGGGCGCACCGGCCGAGGGTAACCTGGCCCAGGGCGGTGCCCCGGCGCAGGGCGACCACGCCGCGGAGCCTCAGGTGCAGCGGCCTTCACCGGCTGTCCGCTACCCGGACCTGCCGGACGGACGCCCGCAGTACGGCGTGCGCGTGAGCGATTCCGGCCAGGCGCCGCAGCACAAGGACGAAGAGCACCGGTAG
- a CDS encoding site-specific DNA-methyltransferase, translating into MTETVWAPDGSNLVVHADNAEFLPTLPDGAFTLIYVDPPFNTGRAQQRQETRMVLNAGGDGDRVGFKGRSYDTIKGALHRYDDAFSDYWSFLEPRLVEAWRLLADDGTLYLHLDYREVHYAKVMLDAIFGRECFLNEIIWAYDYGARAKYRWPTKHDNILVYVKNPAKYHFDSAEVDREPYMAPGLVTPAKRELGKLPTDVWWHTIVSPTGKEKTGYPTQKPEGLVRRVVAASSRPGDWCLDFFAGSGTLGAVAAKLGRRFVCVDQNQPAIDVMAKRLGAHAEFASYPPN; encoded by the coding sequence ATGACTGAAACTGTCTGGGCGCCGGACGGCAGCAACCTGGTGGTACACGCGGACAACGCGGAGTTCCTCCCCACGCTGCCGGACGGCGCCTTCACTCTCATTTACGTGGACCCGCCGTTCAACACCGGCCGGGCCCAGCAGCGCCAGGAAACCAGGATGGTACTCAACGCCGGCGGCGACGGTGACCGGGTCGGCTTCAAGGGCCGCTCCTATGACACGATCAAGGGCGCCCTGCACCGCTACGACGACGCCTTTAGCGACTACTGGTCCTTCCTGGAGCCCCGGCTGGTTGAGGCCTGGCGCCTGCTGGCCGACGACGGCACGCTCTACCTGCACCTGGACTACCGCGAGGTGCACTACGCCAAAGTCATGCTGGACGCCATCTTCGGCCGGGAATGCTTCCTGAACGAGATCATCTGGGCCTACGACTACGGCGCGCGTGCCAAGTACCGCTGGCCCACCAAGCACGACAACATCCTTGTGTACGTGAAGAATCCGGCGAAATACCACTTTGACAGCGCCGAAGTGGACCGGGAGCCGTACATGGCGCCGGGACTCGTGACGCCCGCCAAGCGTGAGCTGGGCAAACTCCCCACCGACGTCTGGTGGCACACCATCGTCTCCCCCACGGGCAAGGAGAAAACGGGCTATCCCACGCAGAAACCGGAGGGCCTCGTGCGCCGCGTGGTTGCCGCCTCCAGCCGGCCGGGCGACTGGTGCCTGGATTTCTTTGCCGGGTCCGGAACGCTCGGTGCGGTCGCCGCCAAGCTGGGCCGCAGGTTTGTCTGCGTGGACCAGAACCAGCCCGCCATCGACGTCATGGCCAAGCGCCTGGGCGCGCACGCCGAGTTCGCCTCGTACCCGCCCAACTAA
- a CDS encoding DUF1003 domain-containing protein: MEAALAENTAKGAGPRTQGKAAGKGSLDTPLSGRQRILPKFSPDPDAFGHATEGFARFMGTPQFLLYMTVFCLFWLAWNTFAPSAWQFDKVELGFTLLTLMLSLQASYAAPLLLLAQNRQDDRDRVSLQQDRQRAERNLSDTEYLTRELASLRIALREVATRDYVRAELRSMLEDLLEAQEELRTHEATGPGSHESPRELVREKLKEKRDRQRNPRTQQIPKVKPDKAARQNRSAQPRPTSPES; encoded by the coding sequence TTGGAGGCCGCATTGGCTGAAAACACCGCAAAGGGCGCCGGTCCGCGGACTCAAGGTAAGGCCGCGGGCAAGGGCAGCCTGGACACCCCGCTGAGCGGCCGGCAGCGCATCCTGCCCAAGTTCTCCCCCGATCCCGATGCGTTCGGCCACGCCACCGAAGGTTTTGCCCGCTTCATGGGCACGCCGCAGTTCCTGCTGTACATGACCGTGTTCTGTTTGTTCTGGCTGGCCTGGAACACGTTCGCCCCCTCAGCCTGGCAGTTCGACAAGGTTGAGCTTGGCTTCACGCTCCTGACGCTGATGCTCTCCCTGCAGGCCTCCTACGCCGCTCCGCTGCTGCTGCTGGCCCAGAACCGCCAGGACGACCGCGACCGCGTCTCCCTCCAGCAGGACCGCCAGCGCGCCGAGCGCAACCTCTCCGACACCGAATACCTGACCCGCGAACTGGCCTCGCTGCGCATCGCGTTGCGTGAAGTGGCCACCCGCGACTACGTCAGGGCCGAGCTCCGCAGCATGCTCGAAGACCTGCTGGAGGCCCAGGAGGAGTTGCGCACGCACGAAGCCACCGGCCCCGGCAGCCACGAGTCGCCCCGCGAACTGGTCAGGGAGAAGCTGAAGGAAAAGCGGGACCGGCAACGCAACCCCCGCACGCAGCAGATCCCCAAGGTCAAGCCGGACAAGGCGGCGCGCCAGAACCGCTCGGCGCAGCCGCGTCCCACCTCTCCCGAAAGCTGA
- a CDS encoding DEAD/DEAH box helicase codes for MSELHTHQLLSDDSGTETIEPEETIISDEKPHEIAEKSFADYNVRADIVESLADAGITHPFPIQAMTLPVALSGHDIIGQAKTGTGKTLGFGIPALQRVVGPDDAGFDKLPAPGAPQAMVIVPTRELAVQVANDLQNASRKRNARIATIYGGRAYEPQVDALQKGVEVVVGTPGRLIDLYKQKHLVLKNVKIVVLDEADEMLDLGFLPDVETLIAGTPAVRQTLLFSATMPGPVIAMARRYMTQPTHIRAADPDDEGLTKRDIRQLIYRAHSMDKAEVVARILQARGRGRTIIFTKTKRTAAKVAEELVDRGFAAAAIHGDLGQGAREQALRAFRNNKVDVLVATDVAARGIDVDDVTHVINYQCVEDEKIYLHRVGRTGRAGNKGTAVTFVDWDDMPRWGLINKALGLSVPEPIETYSSSAHLFEDLDIPEGTKGRLPRSKRTLAGVDAEVLEDLGETGKKNARSGSRDGARESGRSGARDAGRTGSREGARRSGAESGGRSGDRRRRSSEPAADAATAPAAGPAATATADGEQPSRARRNRTRTRRRNGEVVAGSEPAATGPQPSGTEA; via the coding sequence GTGAGTGAATTGCATACCCACCAGCTTCTCTCTGATGACTCCGGAACCGAGACCATCGAGCCGGAAGAAACCATCATCTCGGATGAAAAACCCCACGAAATAGCGGAAAAGTCCTTTGCGGACTACAACGTGCGGGCAGACATTGTCGAGTCCCTCGCCGATGCCGGCATCACCCACCCGTTCCCCATCCAGGCGATGACCCTGCCCGTGGCGCTCTCCGGCCACGACATCATCGGCCAGGCCAAGACCGGCACGGGCAAGACCCTCGGCTTTGGCATTCCCGCGCTGCAGCGCGTGGTGGGCCCGGACGACGCCGGCTTCGACAAGCTGCCCGCCCCGGGTGCCCCGCAGGCGATGGTGATCGTTCCCACGCGTGAGCTCGCCGTGCAGGTTGCCAACGACCTCCAGAACGCCTCCCGCAAGCGCAATGCCCGGATCGCCACCATTTACGGCGGCCGTGCCTACGAACCCCAGGTCGACGCGCTCCAGAAGGGCGTCGAGGTTGTGGTCGGCACCCCCGGCCGCCTGATTGACCTCTACAAGCAGAAGCACCTGGTGCTGAAGAACGTCAAGATCGTGGTCCTGGACGAGGCTGACGAAATGCTGGACCTCGGCTTCCTCCCGGACGTCGAGACCCTGATCGCCGGCACGCCGGCCGTCCGCCAGACGCTCCTGTTCTCGGCCACCATGCCCGGCCCGGTCATCGCCATGGCCCGCCGGTACATGACGCAGCCCACCCACATCCGCGCCGCGGATCCGGATGACGAGGGCCTGACCAAGCGCGACATCCGCCAGCTCATCTACCGTGCGCACAGCATGGACAAGGCCGAGGTTGTGGCCCGCATCCTGCAGGCGCGCGGCCGCGGCCGCACCATCATCTTCACCAAGACCAAGCGCACCGCCGCCAAGGTTGCCGAGGAACTCGTGGACCGCGGGTTCGCTGCCGCCGCCATCCACGGCGACCTCGGCCAGGGCGCCCGCGAGCAGGCCCTCCGCGCCTTCCGCAACAACAAGGTGGACGTCCTGGTCGCCACCGACGTCGCCGCCCGCGGCATCGACGTTGACGACGTCACGCACGTCATCAACTACCAGTGCGTCGAGGACGAGAAGATCTACCTGCACCGCGTCGGCCGCACCGGCCGCGCCGGCAACAAGGGCACCGCCGTCACGTTCGTGGACTGGGACGACATGCCGCGCTGGGGCCTCATCAACAAGGCGCTGGGGCTGAGCGTTCCCGAGCCCATCGAAACGTACTCCTCCTCGGCACACCTCTTCGAGGACCTGGACATTCCGGAAGGCACCAAGGGCCGGCTCCCGCGCAGCAAGCGCACGCTGGCCGGCGTCGACGCCGAGGTCCTGGAGGACCTGGGCGAAACCGGCAAGAAGAATGCCCGCAGCGGCAGCCGCGACGGCGCACGTGAGAGCGGCCGTTCCGGCGCACGCGACGCCGGCCGCACCGGGAGCAGGGAAGGTGCCCGCCGCAGCGGCGCCGAATCCGGCGGACGTTCGGGAGACCGCCGTCGTCGTTCCTCCGAGCCGGCCGCTGACGCAGCAACCGCCCCCGCAGCAGGTCCCGCCGCAACCGCAACTGCCGACGGCGAGCAGCCGTCGCGCGCGCGCCGCAACCGCACGCGCACCCGCCGCCGCAACGGTGAAGTGGTGGCCGGCAGCGAGCCGGCGGCGACCGGCCCGCAGCCAAGCGGCACCGAGGCCTAA
- a CDS encoding Mrp/NBP35 family ATP-binding protein, translating into MSTALVEAVNAALATVIDPELRRPITELGMVDSVEISEDGTVRLAVLLTIAGCPLRDTITRDSEAALLRVPGVTAVDVDLKVMTQAQRDALKEQLRGPGGQRGIPFNQPGSLTKVFAVASGKGGVGKSSVTVNLACSLAAQGLRVGIVDADVYGFSVPALMGITQPPTRVDDMILPPVAYGVKVISIGMFVTGNQPVAWRGPMLHRALEQFLTDVYFGDLDVLFLDLPPGTGDIAISVAQLLPKAEILVVTTPQAAAADVAERAGAIATQTGQTVAGVIENMSYLEMPDGGRMELFGSGGGQSLTERLSATTGTDVPLLGQIPLDILLREGGDSGQPIVLGRPETPAAAALSGIAGKLSAKPRGLTGLSLGLQPR; encoded by the coding sequence ATGAGCACCGCCCTCGTTGAGGCAGTCAACGCTGCCCTGGCAACCGTCATCGATCCGGAACTCCGCCGCCCCATCACGGAACTTGGCATGGTTGATTCCGTGGAGATTTCCGAGGACGGCACGGTGCGCCTCGCGGTGTTGCTCACCATCGCGGGCTGCCCCCTCAGGGACACCATCACGAGGGATTCCGAGGCAGCGTTGCTGCGTGTTCCAGGCGTCACCGCCGTCGACGTCGACCTGAAGGTGATGACCCAGGCCCAGCGCGACGCCCTGAAGGAGCAGCTCCGCGGTCCCGGGGGCCAGCGCGGCATCCCGTTCAACCAGCCGGGATCGCTGACCAAGGTGTTTGCCGTGGCCAGTGGCAAGGGCGGCGTGGGAAAGTCCTCCGTCACCGTCAACCTGGCCTGCTCCCTGGCAGCCCAGGGCCTCCGCGTCGGCATTGTGGATGCGGATGTCTACGGCTTCTCGGTTCCGGCCCTGATGGGCATCACGCAGCCGCCTACCCGGGTGGATGACATGATCCTTCCCCCGGTGGCCTACGGTGTGAAAGTCATCTCGATCGGCATGTTCGTCACGGGAAACCAGCCGGTCGCCTGGCGCGGACCGATGCTGCACCGGGCACTCGAGCAGTTCCTCACGGACGTCTACTTCGGAGACCTGGACGTCCTCTTCCTTGATCTGCCTCCGGGCACCGGCGATATCGCCATTTCTGTGGCGCAGCTGCTGCCCAAAGCCGAAATCCTGGTGGTCACCACTCCCCAGGCCGCCGCGGCCGATGTCGCCGAGCGGGCCGGCGCCATCGCCACCCAGACGGGTCAGACGGTGGCCGGGGTCATCGAGAACATGTCGTACCTGGAAATGCCCGACGGCGGCCGGATGGAACTGTTCGGAAGCGGCGGCGGGCAGTCGCTCACCGAACGGCTGAGCGCCACGACCGGCACGGACGTGCCGTTGCTGGGTCAGATCCCGCTGGATATCCTCTTGCGGGAAGGCGGGGACTCCGGCCAGCCCATCGTGCTCGGCCGGCCCGAAACGCCCGCAGCGGCGGCACTGTCAGGGATC
- a CDS encoding aminopeptidase P family protein — MNDADNTQDSASQPLEERVNNRSQRPSSDAFKAFMASNWAPSPQVTPARDAVADHAARRRRAISGQFKGERLVLPAGPLKVRSNDCDYRFRPHSGFAHLTGLGLDHEPDAVLIFEPVKEGTGDDGGNHRATLYFRPLAGRDTEQFYADARSGEFWIGARPTLAEFEARLGLATAHIDELEMAITKNVGAPEIGGISIRLVRKVDENIDALVDTARYNTAKDPDNLDLGVLDALDEKLTEALSELRLIKDEWEVEQMQIAVAATAEGFTEVVKALPRALTHFRGERVVEGAFFARAREEGNELGYDTIAAAGNNATVLHWTRNTGKINAGELLLLDAGVEADSLYTADITRTLPANGTFSEVQRKVYEAVLDAADAGFAAAQIGTRFRDIHTAATTVLAERLAEWGLLPVPVEEAISEDGQQHRRWMPHGTSHHLGLDVHDCAQAKRELYLDGVLAEGMVFTIEPGLYFKNEDLAIPAEYRGIGVRLEDDILMTADGPVNLSAALPRTADDVEAWMAGIYQELDARS; from the coding sequence GTGAACGATGCAGACAACACCCAAGACTCCGCTTCCCAGCCCCTCGAAGAGCGCGTCAACAACCGCTCGCAGCGGCCCAGTTCCGATGCCTTCAAGGCCTTCATGGCCAGCAACTGGGCGCCGTCCCCGCAGGTGACCCCTGCGCGCGACGCCGTGGCTGACCACGCCGCCCGAAGGCGCCGCGCCATCTCCGGACAGTTCAAAGGTGAACGCCTGGTGCTGCCGGCCGGTCCGCTGAAGGTCCGCTCCAACGACTGCGACTACCGCTTCCGGCCGCACTCCGGTTTCGCGCACCTCACCGGCCTCGGCCTCGACCATGAGCCCGATGCCGTGCTCATTTTCGAACCTGTCAAGGAAGGCACCGGCGACGACGGCGGGAACCACCGGGCCACCCTTTACTTCCGCCCGCTGGCGGGCCGGGACACCGAGCAGTTCTATGCTGACGCGCGGTCCGGCGAATTCTGGATCGGCGCGCGGCCCACCCTGGCCGAGTTCGAGGCACGCCTGGGCCTCGCGACAGCGCACATCGACGAACTTGAAATGGCCATCACCAAGAACGTGGGCGCCCCGGAAATCGGCGGCATCTCGATCCGGCTGGTGCGCAAGGTGGACGAGAACATCGACGCCCTCGTGGACACCGCCCGCTACAACACGGCCAAGGACCCGGACAACCTGGACCTCGGCGTGCTGGACGCCCTGGACGAGAAGCTCACCGAGGCCCTCTCCGAACTCCGCCTGATCAAGGATGAGTGGGAAGTCGAGCAAATGCAGATCGCGGTGGCAGCCACGGCTGAGGGCTTCACCGAAGTGGTCAAGGCGCTGCCCCGGGCGCTGACGCACTTCCGCGGCGAGCGTGTGGTGGAGGGCGCCTTCTTCGCCCGGGCCCGCGAGGAAGGCAACGAACTCGGCTACGACACCATTGCCGCGGCCGGCAACAACGCCACCGTGCTCCACTGGACCAGGAACACCGGCAAGATCAACGCCGGCGAACTCCTCCTGCTGGACGCGGGCGTCGAAGCGGACTCCCTCTACACCGCAGACATCACCCGCACGCTCCCGGCCAACGGCACCTTCTCCGAGGTCCAGCGCAAGGTCTACGAAGCTGTGCTTGACGCGGCCGACGCCGGATTTGCCGCAGCCCAGATCGGCACCAGGTTCCGTGACATCCACACCGCGGCCACCACCGTGCTGGCGGAACGCCTTGCCGAGTGGGGCCTGCTTCCGGTGCCGGTCGAGGAAGCCATCAGCGAGGACGGGCAGCAGCACCGCCGCTGGATGCCGCACGGCACCAGCCACCACCTCGGCCTGGACGTCCACGACTGCGCGCAGGCCAAGCGGGAACTCTACCTTGACGGCGTGCTCGCCGAGGGAATGGTCTTCACCATCGAACCCGGCCTCTACTTCAAGAACGAGGACCTGGCCATCCCCGCGGAGTACCGCGGAATTGGCGTGCGCCTTGAGGACGACATCCTGATGACAGCTGACGGCCCGGTCAACCTCAGCGCCGCCCTGCCCCGCACCGCCGACGACGTCGAGGCATGGATGGCGGGAATCTACCAGGAGCTCGACGCCCGCAGTTAG
- a CDS encoding PHP domain-containing protein: MRIDLHAHSNVSDGTEAPAAVMAAAAAARLDVIALTDHDSTDGWAEASRAAVDNGVALVPGMEISCRTDQGISVHLLSYLHDPAHEGLLEEITKAKDARLTRAERMVTLLAEDYPLSWDDVIHHVAPGATLGRPHIADALVAAGVVADRSEAFTSILTSHSRYFVQHYAPEPAFAVELVRAAGGVPVFAHPVASARGRVVGERTYREMIDAGLAGLEVDHRDNPEEGREFLRRLAAKHGLLMTGSSDYHGTGKPNRLGEYLTAPEVFARIEELGTGTPVVR, from the coding sequence GTGAGGATAGATTTGCACGCCCACTCGAACGTCTCGGACGGCACGGAAGCGCCGGCCGCGGTGATGGCAGCTGCTGCGGCGGCCCGGCTGGACGTCATTGCCCTGACGGACCACGACTCCACCGACGGGTGGGCCGAGGCGTCCCGCGCGGCAGTGGACAACGGGGTGGCGCTGGTGCCGGGCATGGAGATTTCCTGCCGGACGGACCAGGGGATCAGCGTCCATCTGCTGAGCTACCTGCATGACCCCGCCCACGAGGGGCTCCTCGAAGAGATCACCAAGGCCAAGGACGCGCGCCTCACTCGCGCCGAACGCATGGTCACGCTGTTGGCCGAGGACTACCCCCTGAGCTGGGACGATGTGATCCACCACGTGGCGCCCGGGGCCACCTTGGGACGGCCGCACATCGCGGATGCGCTGGTGGCGGCCGGTGTGGTGGCGGACAGGTCCGAGGCCTTCACGTCGATCCTCACCTCCCATTCGCGGTACTTCGTGCAGCATTACGCGCCAGAGCCGGCTTTCGCTGTCGAGCTGGTCCGTGCGGCCGGGGGCGTCCCGGTCTTCGCGCATCCGGTGGCGTCCGCGCGGGGGCGGGTTGTGGGGGAACGTACGTACCGGGAAATGATCGACGCCGGACTCGCCGGCCTGGAGGTCGATCACCGTGACAATCCCGAAGAGGGCCGGGAGTTCCTGCGGCGCCTCGCGGCGAAGCATGGCCTCCTCATGACGGGATCCTCCGACTACCACGGCACGGGCAAACCGAACCGGCTGGGTGAGTACCTGACCGCGCCGGAGGTCTTCGCGCGGATCGAGGAGCTCGGCACGGGCACGCCGGTCGTCCGCTGA
- a CDS encoding magnesium transporter MgtE N-terminal domain-containing protein, which translates to MSTNPTRVFVARLLGLDVFDPLGDRLGRLRDVVVLSRGTRGAPHVVGIVVEVPGKKRVFVPMTRITSIDQTQIICTGLVNLRRFEQRGAETLVVAEMFDRRVTLRDGSGDATIEDIAMDQHRSGDWFVSKLFVRRGHSLAPLSRLRRNETMIIDWADAHQGAKTEPQAATQFVANHEDLKPADFAEALQEMSDKRRFEVASELQDERLADVLQELPEDDQVEILSALDVQRAADVLEEMDPDDAADLLGELPSAQAEELLQLMEPEGAEDVRRLLEYDEDTAGGLMTPVPVILPPEATVAEALAHVRREELSPALASSIFIARPPLETPTGRFLGVVHIQQLLRFPPFEPLGNLVDKNLEPLSDQAHISEVARTLATYNLNSLPVVNQAGRLVGAVTVDDVLDHLLPDDWRANDGEAPIRRLGGRIG; encoded by the coding sequence GTGAGCACAAATCCTACCCGCGTCTTCGTGGCACGCCTTCTGGGACTGGACGTCTTCGACCCCCTGGGCGACCGTCTGGGCCGGCTGCGCGACGTCGTGGTGCTCTCCCGCGGTACCCGCGGCGCCCCGCACGTGGTGGGCATCGTCGTCGAGGTGCCCGGCAAGAAGCGCGTGTTCGTACCCATGACGCGGATTACCTCCATCGACCAGACCCAGATCATCTGCACCGGCCTGGTCAACCTCCGCCGCTTCGAACAACGCGGTGCCGAGACCCTGGTGGTGGCCGAGATGTTCGACCGCCGCGTCACGCTCCGGGACGGCAGCGGTGACGCCACCATCGAGGACATCGCGATGGACCAGCACCGCTCCGGCGACTGGTTCGTCAGCAAGCTGTTCGTCCGGCGCGGCCATTCGCTGGCCCCGTTGAGCAGGCTCCGGCGCAACGAAACCATGATCATCGACTGGGCGGACGCGCACCAGGGGGCCAAGACCGAGCCCCAGGCCGCCACGCAGTTCGTCGCCAACCACGAGGACCTCAAGCCCGCGGACTTCGCCGAGGCACTGCAGGAGATGAGCGACAAACGGCGGTTCGAAGTCGCCAGCGAACTCCAGGACGAACGCCTCGCCGACGTCCTGCAGGAGCTGCCCGAAGACGACCAGGTGGAGATCCTCTCCGCCCTGGACGTCCAGCGCGCGGCCGACGTCCTGGAGGAGATGGACCCCGACGACGCCGCCGACCTCCTCGGTGAACTCCCCTCCGCGCAGGCCGAAGAGCTGCTGCAGCTGATGGAGCCCGAAGGCGCGGAGGACGTTCGCCGCCTGCTCGAATACGACGAAGACACCGCCGGCGGCCTAATGACGCCCGTTCCTGTCATCCTTCCGCCCGAGGCCACGGTGGCTGAGGCACTCGCCCACGTCCGCCGTGAAGAGCTGTCCCCCGCTCTGGCCTCGTCCATCTTCATTGCCCGGCCGCCGCTGGAAACTCCCACCGGCCGCTTCCTTGGCGTGGTGCACATCCAGCAGCTGCTCCGCTTTCCGCCGTTCGAGCCGCTCGGAAACCTCGTGGACAAGAACCTGGAGCCGCTGTCGGACCAGGCCCACATCAGCGAGGTGGCCCGCACGCTGGCCACCTACAACCTGAACTCGCTACCCGTGGTCAACCAGGCCGGCCGGCTGGTAGGGGCCGTGACCGTTGATGACGTCCTCGATCATCTGCTGCCGGATGACTGGCGGGCAAACGACGGCGAAGCTCCCATCAGAAGGCTTGGAGGCCGCATTGGCTGA